GGCGAGTCAGGGATGATGAACCACGCGAACACAGCGACAATGACACTGGGAAACCCCTCCACAAGGAACAGGGCTCGCCATGGCGCAATGGGCCCATCACTGCTGAATTTCACAATCAACCATGCCAGACTGCTAGCGAACGACGAGGCCAACGGGGCGGCAGAAATGAAGAGTCCTGTTCGGAATGCGAGCTCCTCACGCTTGTAGAATAAGGATAAGTAGAATGGGACGCCTGGTCCAAATGCTGCTTCTGTGATTCCTAGGGTTGCGCGCAGAAAGACCATGGCCCCGAAGGATGCCGCGAGTGATTGAAACGAGGCCACAAGACCCCATCCGCATACGCAGAGCGAGATGTATACATGTGCTGGAAAGACGCGGTAGAGCAGAGTCATCCACTCGAACAGGATGTACGTGATATAGAAGGCTGTCAAGAGCCATTCGTACTGGGAGGACGACAGTTTCAAGTCCTCTACAAGACCAGCGATCTTTGCGTTTCCGATATCTAGACAGCGTCAACATTATCCAGAATAGAACAAATTAACAGCAACTAACTTGAGCGGtctagaaaagaaagcaggTAGAGGAGCGCGAGGAATGGTACCAGCCTGCGATCGAACCTCTTCACAACCTGTTGTTCTTCGACAGGAGTATACTTCGGCACTCTGGGCCGACTGAACTTCGGCCGCGCCTCATCATTATAGTTGAACGAGTCCCCATCGTCTTCAGAGAACGGGTCTTCCACGTCGCCGAAGTCAGTCTGAATCTTCAAGGGTCCGCCTGGATTACGGCTTGACTGGCCCTCAACGGAACCATCAGAGACCGGGGTATACTGAGCATTAGAAGTTGATGAACCGCTGCTTTTGTCGGAAGCCGGCCCCGCTAAGGGCGGCCGAAAGGATGTCATTTTCAGGGGAACTGGACTATGCAGGCTAAACACGCATTTCTGATTGAGCGAGGCAACTAAAAGAGAGACTCTGGACAGGCTGAAGCaataaaacagaaaaaaaaaaagtgggGGAAGAGCAGTAAAAGAGCAGCTCGACAACCACCACCTGGGGATCGGGGATGGATGCAGCATGTTCCTGTCCTGTGTGACTACGCCGCGTGATGATCGCGCCAACTCCCCCGCCAATCAGGTTACTAATCCACAATCCTAGCGCAAAGCAACACAGCCCAAGCATAtcagaaaaagagaaaatgcGAAACAATAAACTAGAGTACATGATATCCTGGCTCCCAACGATTCAGTTGCCGTAACCGTGTTGTCAAATCCTCAATGGCGGCCTTGGGGGGGACGGTAAGAGTCGATAATGGGGCGAGCTCTCCTGTTGTTGTCCACACCCCGATGCTTCCTACCCTTGCTATACCCTTCAAGGTGTCGCTTACGCGGTCCAAGAGCATGAGACCTCCTGCCTCTCTTGCCCCGGCCTCCTGCATCTTCGTCAAAGTGCCGCTTACGACCACCAAGGATCTGAGCCGTCCTGTCTCTGGCGACGGCAAAGGTGCGCTCCAGATCTGGGACGACACTATCATGAGACAGCCCGTTATCATGAAAGTACCGGAGGGTATTCTCCGCTGAATCGCGGAGGAAGCGGATTGCGGGAAGGCTCTCCACGCCATCCCTCGCTTTTGTAGTGAGGTAGTCTTCCTTGGCTTGGTGGTAGACGTCGAGGAGTCGCGTAGCCCGGACATCAGGCCTGCTTGTTTGTTTCGCCTCCATGGTGAACAttgcctcttcttcttcctcctccgcctcctcctcctcctcctcctcataGAGATATGGATCGGGGAAGTGGCGTCCGTACTCCTCTTGGATATCAAAGGGGGGCGATTCTTCCTGCCCACGCTGGTATTCGGTGCttagggctggggctggggctgggaccatggcgtcctcgtcttcgttctTGTGGGTCAGTTGAACTGCAGATGGTTATGAGGGCGTTCCCACAGATATGATAGGCACTTATTTACCTCTGTCCAAAACACTCTGCAGCCTGACATGGTTCAAGACAGTTTTCTTGCCATCCGCGATGGGTGCAATCGGAACAATCCCCAGAAACTCGGTCAAGTAGAGCTCCAGCATGCCAGGGTCCGTCGCGCTCTCGCCGCAGTCCGAGAGGATGAGCAAAGCCCTGTCGTAGATTGTAACCTGGCAGTCCTCAAACTCCTGCGAGCGGCACTTGACAAGCGCGAGGTGGCGACGGAGAGAATCGGCTAGGATGGAGTAGCTACTTGGATCATTGAAGACCTCAAGCATGACGGAGCTGGGTTTGTTGACTCGGCGGTACTTGCGGACGAGTTCGTCGACTCGCTTCTGGGGGCCGTCGCCTCTGGCGCGGTGTTGGAGGGAAGTGGGCATTGCGGAGAGTTTGGAAGACATTGTATGGAGGTAGGTGTAGTAGAATGATAGATGGCAGAGGGATTATAGGAAGTTTGCTATCCTGAGGATGAGACGGGATGCTGGTGTCTCTTAACCCATAGGGTGAACGGCGTTCGAGCTGTTAAGAACATGGCAAACGCGTTGATTGTTTTGATTGCCACAGCGACATTCATGGCCAATTTGGTTGTGGTGAGAGAATTAAGGTGGTTGCTTTGTAGGAGTAACAGCGCGACATCATAAAGTGCTCTGCTATGGCCTCCACAGAATCCCACCCGACTTTGCCGAAGAAAGCAAACGTGTGTGGCCCAGGTCCCCAGatactagaaatatttagCATGAGTTGGAACTGTTTACCTCTAGGAGTGATAATGCAGGTTGGAAGTCAATGATTGCCTGTATTCATTCACGCGATGAGATGTCTCGAACTGAatgtaataatataaaaaccTCATTAAATCCATAAGGAATAAACGTTGTCGCTTCAATAACCTGGCCCTGGCGAACCTCGCCTGCAATCATACAAAATCATTGGAATATAATAGTTGGCCACGTATAGGATCATTAAGGCTCTATGAGGCCATGCCCCAGTTTCAGTAATCACAGTGTTGTGCCCGGGAATCAATTCCGCTGCCCGTAGAGCCTTTCAATCTCGTCAACAAGAACCGACACCTGACTACCTTCGCCATCCTTCGCGCAATCTTTCCAGGCTCCGCCATCCCGGATACACCAGACGGTGTCATCGACCCGAACAGTACAGCTCGTCGTCACTTCAAGCTCCGCACTGTGATGAGCACTCTCCCGCAGAAGAGCAATACCGCTCAGCGGAGCATCTTCCTGGTGACCCACATTGGGATTGTCGTCCTGCTGGCTAACACATTGGTTCAAAGCCTCAAAGTCGATACCATGCTCCAGAGCACATTGTTCAACAATCTGCCTGTCTGGGATCTCTTCGTATGAGCTAATCAGGCAAGTCGCGAACCCGAGGTATCGAACCGTGGGCGTCGTCGCTTGTGTAGAGCTGTCATCTGGTGGGAAGGGAAGGTTCGCGGCGCAGAGCATGAGCATGTTTCCGATGCATTCTCCGGGGCCGTGCATGCACACTACATCGGAAGACCGATTTGAGGCGCTAGTAGTTTGACCGGTTAGTTCTCTGTATAACGAGCctcaaaaaagaagatttcACCCACTTTGCGATAAATGAAAGCTCAAAGTCGATTTTGTCGTTGGCCCTCTCCATTGTCGGCACAACAAGCTCCCGTAGGCAGTCCCGCGCATCTGGACATTTGCTCATGATGTGCGCCTCAAGTGGAATACGTTGTGGATCCGCAGTCGCCGAGTCTGTGAGCggatcttggtcttcgaACGGGAAGCCGTCTTCTGCCGTTCGAGCATGATTGTGACACAGGGATATCTTAAAATTCGGAAGCGCGATAGGAAGCCAGTGGAAAGTCAACCAGAGGCAGGCGACGATACCGAGGAAGCCGGCGAGGCGGGGGAAATTCCGGCGGCGCGGAGGGATACTCGGGCCAGTTGTGAGAGGTAGCTGGTCTCTGCCAGATAAATCTTCGACGTGCTTCTCCATGATGGGCAAGCGGGTGTAACGGTTCGAGGAAATCAAGGGAGAGGCCGTGAGACGCGATGTGACGATCGACCGGGAGAAGTTCTGGAGTCAGGTGGGGTCACTGGAGCACGACCGAACGATCCTTCCAAGGTTCCAATCAGCTTGGATCAACCACTCACGGTTCACTCTTTTCATCGCCAATCTCGACTGCTACGCTCATTTACTTCGTCCATTTTCCTCGAATGGGAGCTCGGTTATCTATTTTAGCCGCGGGAGCTGAGCTTGCAAGATTCACCTATCAATTCCTGCATGACTGGCGCCGCCGattgatggccatggaaacgATCTTAGTTCGAGGCAAAGACCACGGAGTAAGATCCGTCCAGCACCATACTCCGAAGTATCATTGTGGCGCTGTGTTATGCTGAAAGTGACATTGGGCATTTTATGCCCATTCTGCTCATGTCCGAAATCCGCTTACAAACAGTTAAAATCACAAATCAACACTACTGTTTTGAAAAGACCTTCCCGGTAGATACTACCCAATCTGCAGCAGTGGCGTACACTTAGGCCTCGCCTAGTCTTTTGCTCAATTTATCGACTACCCCATTTTCAAGCACCAGTCTCATATCTCCGCTTCCTACCTTGCATGCATACTCCACGGCGCTTCCCCATGGTCCCTTTACTGTGGGATCCGCTCCGTTCTCCAGGAGCCACCGGACTCGCTCTACTGCACCTGCCATGACAGCGTGGACGATTGCATATCCAGGCACCATGTTCCCCTTTTGAGGCCCTTGGAATTGGTTCACATCGGCACCGCGCTCCACCAGAAGGGCCATAACGGGGATTCTACTTCTGTCGAACTCCTCGCTGGGGGTGACCATGCCAGAATGCGGGTTACCACCAGGTGGACAAGCCCCCGCTGCTGAATGTAGGGGGAACCCGTTTTGTATCACGGCACCGGAATCCAGGAGCATACGGGCAGCCTCGAGATCTCCCTGATAAGCCATTTTCTCGAGAGCCACGCATGAATCAGTTAGGGGCTCGCCATAAAGGTGCTCATCCTGCTCGCCCAGGTTGGGGTTAGCACCATGGTCCAGGAACCACcggaggagggagtggtTGGTCACAATAGAAGGTAGTAGAACAGCCCCCCATGTCCCTGAATTAATATGGATTAGTGATGGTATCTTGATGGCCCGGTGAAAGAAAATCAAATACCAGGGGTATTTGGCGTCCAGCCATAGTCAACTAAGAGCTCGAAGAGGGAAATCTGCTGGTCTTCTGGGGCAGAAAGGATATGATTTGGAGTTTTCCGGACGATAGGTGCTCCGGTAGCGAGAAAATAACGTGCAGTTTCCACATTGCCAGCCTTCAGAGCAAGGCATAGACCATGGTGAAGGAAAGCGGGGGTGGTTGTGAGGGCTTCGGAAGCGATGATAGATTGCGCTGTTGCAAGAGAGCCTTGACGGCAGGCAGATTCAAAGCCACTATAATATTCAGGTGGCGGCCCAAGAAAGCGGGGGTTCTCAGTCATAAAGGTAAGATCGTTGGGGGCCGTAAGAGGGATATCATCATAGCGAAGACCGTCGCCAAGTATAGTCCATCCCCCCTTCTGGTCCCTGGGTAGCGGATCCCCAGTCTCCCCTGCACGATTCTCTAGGGTAGTTCGTTGTTCTCTCTTGGTTAGGATGGTCTCGAATTCGCGCTCGCGCCGACGCTGTGCAATCGAGAGCCATCCTTCAAGTACCTGCGGATCGGACTCCGATAGCATTTCAAGTTGCCGGAAGGCAAGGGCGCTCCCTTCTGGCGTCCACTTTTCTGACTGTGGATCATATGAAGATGCGAGCTTGACTAGTCTGGCAATCTGGGCGTCCTTTGTCAACCGGTCTTGTTTGTGCCAATTCGACAGCCACTCCGACACTGATATCCCGGGCCATTTCTGCGGCATGGGCCTTGATAGAAGCCGGGGCTGGTTATTCATAATGCAAGATGATATGATGCTCAGTTGATGTTGGCGTTGAGCACAGCCTCGACTTTTAGGCCATGGCCGGGGGACAATGGAAGCAGCTGCCTGGTCTGCCGCCTGCGCCGTCTGAGCTGGAGGCTCTGAAGTTAAACCTGAAACGGCTCTTGCCGGGTTTTAGCGTCCTCAGCTCGAAGTACACCTCAACATACAAGACCCCTCAACTTGGATAGTAGCATTTAGGCATTTTGCCTAGGAGCTCCGTTTCAGGGCCAGGGTGTGGCGTCGAAATTCTCCGATAAACAAGTCCATTATTACTCCAAGGTATATGGCATCAGAGAGTTAAAGTTACATTGAGTCATTGAGTCATGGGGGTGTTCTCCATGCTGGGCCCGAGGCATACCCACCCACATGAGCAAGACAGCTCTCCTCCACCTTTCTATTCTTGGACAAAAGGCCGGCGGCAAAACGAAGAGCCAGCAGCAGTCAAGAGCGAACCGAAGCGAGCGATAAGAACGCCTGCGACTCGCGAGACACGACCTAGGTACCCcggcagctccagctccgattTCGGAGCTGTGACGAGTGAACCGTTGACCATGAGGCTGCCAAGGTACGTACTCTGTACAAAGCCTGGCTTGAGCAACAAGCACTAGCCATTCCTTATTCTCCCGAGATCTGACACTCCATTGCGCGTCTCGTTTGCTTTGATCCACCTCTCCGACGTGCTCAACTGCCCATCCATATCGTCGCGGTTTGTCATGGCGACATCGGATTTGGCCAAGCCGATTGTCACCTGCGGGGTCAGTTGACATGTCGCCAGTTTGtggctgaagctgctgctcctgtcAACGGATGAACTGGAAGGTAAGGTACGAGGCTCTCCTCAGCAGCCTGCGCACGAGTCCAGCTTTGGGGAGAACTCGTATCGAGCTGGTGAGACGAACATCAGATAGGCTAGAGAAGGATGCATCCCACAGCCATGGACACGCACTGATCGATCCACCCAGACCCTGAACGAATCAGGGATCCAGGGCTATTTCCTAGATTAGGCGACATTGAAGTCGAGAGCGAGCTGTGATTAATATAGCTCTTTGTCACGAGAGGCGGCGGGCGTGGCAGTTGGCCTGTTTACCAGTCGGAGGATGCTGCCCCACCCAGCTACCTAACTCCCACATGGCAGAAAAGTCGGAGCTGAAGAGGGTGACAATAATAACAGCTCACCGGAAGATGGATGCGTAATTGGAACCGCGATGGGATGCATGCTGTTGTTCCTGAATCCTGGGTAGTTCTGCGACATGCCTCAGCTCGTAGCCAAGACTGGAGACACAGTGGAGCCTGTCTCTGTCTCGACCAAGATGGTTGACGACTTCAACGGGGATAAAGCAAGCGAATGGGGAATCTCCGGGACATTCATGCCCCATTGCCAGATGCAACAACAGGCCCAGATTCCCaggtgctgctgttgagctgTTGCAGCAAATAATCGGCAGCCATGGTCGTAGAAGCCGACCGGGGCGATGTCACATCGTCTGGCGGATGGTCGCATTCCATCGCATCAAATCATTCTCGCGTCTTgtctctttcttcccttccACCCTGGGCCACCGCGgcctctttcctttctctgtctctcttCGCTGCCTCACCCATCCTCTGCTGCTCGTTTCCGAATGGTGGGGAATGCCACTGGCTGGTCCTGTGGCTTTTTAACCTTTCGTCTCTCTTAGGTCCTCCGTACTGCTCcctcttatttataataatacgCAATTGCTGCCCTTCCtgcgcttcctcttccattcCACTCATTGTTCCCTGTGTACCACCTGTCGCCGCCATCTTCGGCGCAAGTGCAAACATACTGTGAGAGGTGTGTGGCCGTCTGCCCATACTGTCTTCCCTACCCGAGCCTGTTTCGCCTTCGGTGCGCGGTCTGGCTCCGTGCATATGACTGTCACCGTTGTGCCATCCCCCCTCCTTCAACGCCCTGCTGCAGACACGCGTCCCGCTTTGGAATTTGCTGTAACATCGAAGCTAACCATTATTTGGGTTGACATGTCCCAGGCTTCCAGACTCCTGCCCTTCCTCGAGGATCTGCTCCCGCGGTTCCGAATCGAAGATCTCCTCCACTCCCGGGCACATATACGATCATCCGTGACGCGGATTGGGCAACGCTCTCCTCCCATTTTTGAATGATACTCTgctctgctgcagaggaaCGCATATATACCCGATTAGAAATCCACAGTCCTCCTGCGAACTGTGTGAGCGTACACGAGACCAAACTGCAACCCCAACCCCCGAGGATCCTCAGTCTGTGAGTCACACGAGGACTTTCGCAACCCGCTGAGTTGCATCCTATCTCTGCACCCCGCATCACCAATCTGCGGTACCCGGCTTCATCACGACAATGGCTTCGGCGGATTCAGGACGGTCAGGGCTACACACCGTGGAAGAGCACGAGATCATACACGATGATCCcattgacgaggatgaggaccaTGATGAGGAATTCAGGGAGATGGACCCCTCCGTAAGGGCATATCTGGAACATCAGCGAAAGGTCGATGAGTTTTTATCACCGCTGGCCCTAGACGAGGCTGTGCTATACCAGTTGGCCCGTCGGCTGTCGAGTGTGTATCGGAAGCTGGCTTTGGAATCAGACCAGCAATTCCTCCCAACCCCGGTTTCAAAGCTACCTAGTGGCCTGGAGACCGGCCGCTACTTGGCCATCGATGTTGGAGGGTCTAACCTACGAGTTGCTTTTATCGAACTGCTCGGCGATACTGCCGAGCCCGATATGGCTCGCACACGAGCCGCGGAGAGACCTCTTAAGAAGGCGCAGACACAACGCGTCAAGCGCACGCTTGAGAAAGCATGGCCTATCCAGGAGCATTTAAAGATGGACAAGGCGGAGGACCTTTTTGCGTGGATCGGAGATTGTATTGCGGAAGTAGTGGCTGAAAGCTTAACCTCGGATGCAACAAAAGGCTCAGTCCCTGAAGAACTGGAGATGGGAATTACCTTCAGTTTCCCAATAATGTGAGTAGCCCACATAGCCCACTGCTCATACGCTCCGAAGTTTTCGAGGTCAGGAACTTTGCACCCTCTACATCTACTGACAAATAACAGGCAAGAGTCTCTTGCGGAAGCTACTCTCATGCCGATGGGCAAGGGGTTTGCTATTACTTCAGATCTAAATCTTCGAAAAATACTGCTTAGTGGGTATGAAAAGCACACGAAACGccctgatgatgaagatgaaccGTCAAAAAAGCGCCGGAAACTGTTCGCTTTACCAAAACTGAAGATTTCTGCAATTACCAACGATGCGGTAGCGACTCTTGCATCCCTGGCGTATGCGGTGAAGTCCCTGCCCAACAGCCGAGTTGCGATGGGCATCATCGTGGGTACTGGCTGCAATGCCACGATACCGATGAAACTTAGCGCCCTGCACGATGCGAAGGTGAATCATGTGAGGAGGAGCGATCCAGAGACATCAGAAATTATCGTGAATACCGAATGGACGATATCGGGTGTCTTGCCTCCTCTTAAAGCGCTTGATATCATAACAAAGTGGGATGCGGAACTAGATGCAGCTAGTGCACGCCCCGGCTTTCAACCATTTGAATATATGACTGGAGGTAGATATGTCGGTGAACTTATACGGCTTATTTTCATAGACTACCTAACCAACATTACTGGGGTGTCTAAGGCTGCGCTACCTGTGGAACTCACTAAGAAATACGGCTTAACCACATCATACGTCTCAGACAACATTGCGCGTTCACGCTCAGGCGAAGATCTCGCAGTTGAGCTGACCGGTTCTCTACCCCCGCCAAGCGATACGTGGCGGTGGGATGCTACGTCCGCAGATCTCTTACGAAAAATCGCTAGGGACGTACAAAGGCGATCGGCAGGCTTAATAGCCGCCGCAGTTGTCGGCCTATTAGCATGTGCCGGCGAAATAGAGTTGAGGTTGGAAAGTCACGAGAGCTCACCGCAAGAATCTTCTGCGGCCTCACCCGAACATGAAAGCATCACGAACATTTCTCAGCCTAAAGATGAACCGACAAGCTTAAACGGATTAAGCAACGCTCGCGGCCCGATAGTCCCTATAATTTCTCCGTCGCCCACGCCTGCAGATTGGCAGTCTGGACCCGAGGAGCTTGTCGTCGCGTATACGGGTGGTATAATCCAGCATTATCCCAATTTCAAAGAAATGTGCCAACAGACCATCGATCGGCTTATCATGCGTACGGGGCCTCAGAAAAGCGGGAAATCAGTCTTTCTGCGCGAGGCATCAGATGGCGGTGTCATTGGAGCTGGTGTTCTCGCTGGGATGGTTGGGAATCGCTGACTCGGTCTCGAGATCCCACCTTTGTAGCGAAACATATCGAGGCTTTGCCGACTAGATTATCCTATATACTAAGGCGCTTCTACTTGGTGTACTTGGATATTCAAGTCCGCGCACTTTTGGTTCCCTTTTATCCCGTGTTGCTTTCCCAGGCTGTTTGACCTACGGGCGGCATATATCTTAGTTGGGTCAAAAACACTAAGGGGCCTTGCGAAACACACGCACGGCTCCAAAAATTACGTTATACAGGTTTCATGAGCATGGAAGCGTTTGGTCTTTGGGATTATTCTTAAGTATGAGGAACTGATGATAGAAGTAAATgaattttaatatattatatgtaACGGAACATATTATTTCTAACACTTCGCTTCATAGTTTGAGGCTTTCCATCCTCGTACTCTATGCCAGATGCACCGCCCTCCCCAGACATCTCTTCAAGCCGCCGGCGTagctcttcatcttcttgagCGACGCTTTTGGCTGCTTTCCGCGGTTTGTGGTGTTCTGGCGTAGAGTGTCGTTTTGATGATTCGTTTGGTTGTTGGTTATCATGCGCTTCTTTATCTAGTACCGTTTTCAGTCTGACTTTTCAAAAACGCTAGCAGTTTGCATTACCTGTGTTTGAATCCACTTGAAGTTGTGGCGTGGAAAATATACATCGGGCAGGGACAGAAAGTGGTTGTTTTTTCAACAAAACCTTTGCCCCTGTCGGCAATTGTGCTATCCTTTGCATTCTGTCTGAGGTGACAGTGACTCAACAGTGACAAACAAAACACCAAATAACTTCAATATTGTGTAAAGAGCAAGTTGACagtaactaactagttaacaTGACATAATTCTTTGATAGGCCTTGGATATCACGTGTTTTTCCCGTGACCCGTTCTCCACACTTTATCGGAGTCATCAACCACTCATTCAACCACTTTcagcctcatcatcacctcaacaaccacGCCAACATGAGTGCCCAGGCGTATTACGAACTCTACCGTGGGAGCAGGTACTTTCTACCTCTATCGGAAGTGGCTGGACTTGCTTGTACTAACACTCTGCGTTCTCAAACACCAGCCTCGGCCTGTCATTGACCGACACCCTCGATGATCTGATCAACGAAGGACGGATCGAGCCCCAGCTCGCCATGAAGATTCTCTCAACCTTCGACCGTATTATTACAGAAGTCCTCGCAGAGAAGGTTCGGACTCGGTTGAACTTCAAGGTATGCCGTGCCCTCTTATGTTTCGCGAGCCTTGGGACATTGCCTGTGGCGGATCTCAGATGGAAGAGCGGGCGCTGATCGTATGTGTTATCCGTTAACAGGGCCACCTTGACACATATCGATTCTGTGACGAAGTTTGGACTTTCCTGATCAAGGATGTCAATTTCAAACTGGATAACCAGCAGACTATCAGCGCGGACAAGGTTAAGATCGTGAGCTGCAACAGCAAGAGGCCCGGAGAGGCGTGAGGATCTTATAAGTGGAACAATGGCAACctgagatgagatgagacaCGGCGTTCttcgattttttttttttttttttaaattttttttcaCACTCCGTATTTGACCCTGCTGGTTTATGGGCACTGGTCGTTTTTGTGTCGGCGTTTTAGGACGTTTCCATGGCATCATTTGTGCTTTACATTACCGATTTTCATCGGACAAGAAAGATACCCGAATGAAGAAGTAGAatactcttttttttcccctcccACGTAGAATCCGTAAACAACACCAAGAGTTGTCATTAAATTAAAACCCCAGAAAGTCGGCTGGGGCCTAGCCTGGTT
Above is a window of Aspergillus puulaauensis MK2 DNA, chromosome 2, nearly complete sequence DNA encoding:
- a CDS encoding hexokinase family protein (COG:G;~EggNog:ENOG410PHN5;~InterPro:IPR001312,IPR022673,IPR022672,IPR043129;~PFAM:PF00349,PF03727;~go_function: GO:0004396 - hexokinase activity [Evidence IEA];~go_function: GO:0005524 - ATP binding [Evidence IEA];~go_function: GO:0005536 - glucose binding [Evidence IEA];~go_function: GO:0016773 - phosphotransferase activity, alcohol group as acceptor [Evidence IEA];~go_process: GO:0001678 - cellular glucose homeostasis [Evidence IEA];~go_process: GO:0005975 - carbohydrate metabolic process [Evidence IEA]), producing the protein MASADSGRSGLHTVEEHEIIHDDPIDEDEDHDEEFREMDPSVRAYLEHQRKVDEFLSPLALDEAVLYQLARRLSSVYRKLALESDQQFLPTPVSKLPSGLETGRYLAIDVGGSNLRVAFIELLGDTAEPDMARTRAAERPLKKAQTQRVKRTLEKAWPIQEHLKMDKAEDLFAWIGDCIAEVVAESLTSDATKGSVPEELEMGITFSFPIMQESLAEATLMPMGKGFAITSDLNLRKILLSGYEKHTKRPDDEDEPSKKRRKLFALPKLKISAITNDAVATLASLAYAVKSLPNSRVAMGIIVGTGCNATIPMKLSALHDAKVNHVRRSDPETSEIIVNTEWTISGVLPPLKALDIITKWDAELDAASARPGFQPFEYMTGGRYVGELIRLIFIDYLTNITGVSKAALPVELTKKYGLTTSYVSDNIARSRSGEDLAVELTGSLPPPSDTWRWDATSADLLRKIARDVQRRSAGLIAAAVVGLLACAGEIELRLESHESSPQESSAASPEHESITNISQPKDEPTSLNGLSNARGPIVPIISPSPTPADWQSGPEELVVAYTGGIIQHYPNFKEMCQQTIDRLIMRTGPQKSGKSVFLREASDGGVIGAGVLAGMVGNR
- a CDS encoding ankyrin repeat domain-containing protein (COG:S;~EggNog:ENOG410PT6U;~InterPro:IPR036770), which translates into the protein MNNQPRLLSRPMPQKWPGISVSEWLSNWHKQDRLTKDAQIARLVKLASSYDPQSEKWTPEGSALAFRQLEMLSESDPQVLEGWLSIAQRRREREFETILTKREQRTTLENRAGETGDPLPRDQKGGWTILGDGLRYDDIPLTAPNDLTFMTENPRFLGPPPEYYSGFESACRQGSLATAQSIIASEALTTTPAFLHHGLCLALKAGNVETARYFLATGAPIVRKTPNHILSAPEDQQISLFELLVDYGWTPNTPGTWGAVLLPSIVTNHSLLRWFLDHGANPNLGEQDEHLYGEPLTDSCVALEKMAYQGDLEAARMLLDSGAVIQNGFPLHSAAGACPPGGNPHSGMVTPSEEFDRSRIPVMALLVERGADVNQFQGPQKGNMVPGYAIVHAVMAGAVERVRWLLENGADPTVKGPWGSAVEYACKVGSGDMRLVLENGVVDKLSKRLGEA
- a CDS encoding uncharacterized protein (COG:S;~EggNog:ENOG410PTJA); translation: MQRIAQLPTGAKVLLKKQPLSVPARCIFSTPQLQVDSNTDKEAHDNQQPNESSKRHSTPEHHKPRKAAKSVAQEDEELRRRLEEMSGEGGASGIEYEDGKPQTMKRSVRNNMFRYI
- a CDS encoding uncharacterized protein (COG:S;~EggNog:ENOG410PP7K;~InterPro:IPR004911;~PFAM:PF03227;~TransMembrane:1 (i32-53o)) produces the protein MEKHVEDLSGRDQLPLTTGPSIPPRRRNFPRLAGFLGIVACLWLTFHWLPIALPNFKISLCHNHARTAEDGFPFEDQDPLTDSATADPQRIPLEAHIMSKCPDARDCLRELVVPTMERANDKIDFELSFIANASNRSSDVVCMHGPGECIGNMLMLCAANLPFPPDDSSTQATTPTVRYLGFATCLISSYEEIPDRQIVEQCALEHGIDFEALNQCVSQQDDNPNVGHQEDAPLSGIALLRESAHHSAELEVTTSCTVRVDDTVWCIRDGGAWKDCAKDGEGSQVSVLVDEIERLYGQRN
- a CDS encoding putative MFS transporter (COG:G;~EggNog:ENOG410QDJ0;~InterPro:IPR020846,IPR011701,IPR036259;~PFAM:PF07690;~TransMembrane:12 (i101-120o140-159i166-186o192-215i227-247o259-281i332-357o369-388i400-421o433-453i465-487o493-515i);~go_function: GO:0022857 - transmembrane transporter activity [Evidence IEA];~go_process: GO:0055085 - transmembrane transport [Evidence IEA]), which translates into the protein MTSFRPPLAGPASDKSSGSSTSNAQYTPVSDGSVEGQSSRNPGGPLKIQTDFGDVEDPFSEDDGDSFNYNDEARPKFSRPRVPKYTPVEEQQVVKRFDRRLVPFLALLYLLSFLDRSNIGNAKIAGLVEDLKLSSSQYEWLLTAFYITYILFEWMTLLYRVFPAHVYISLCVCGWGLVASFQSLAASFGAMVFLRATLGITEAAFGPGVPFYLSLFYKREELAFRTGLFISAAPLASSFASSLAWLIVKFSSDGPIAPWRALFLVEGFPSVIVAVFAWFIIPDSPGTASFLEPRQRMVAQTRMGNGGRSDYPGHRRRFNWSEVGKTLADPKAYITAFMFFSCNVAFSSMPVFLPTIIQDMGYSSLNSQALSAPPYLVAFITVLATAYLSDRSRSRSPYLIAHALTSATAYLTIALTGHFHASLSPATHKLLRYAAVYPATAGFFSAITLIITWSMDNRVANEGKGASVAILNVIGQCGPLLGTRLYPAEDGPWYVRGMAVCAGFMGLVAVLAGVLRVTLQRANREGVGMTMGGERMDDGTDREREVLILGPGAASAVVGRREEGFTYIV
- a CDS encoding uncharacterized protein (COG:S;~EggNog:ENOG410PYR0) produces the protein MSSKLSAMPTSLQHRARGDGPQKRVDELVRKYRRVNKPSSVMLEVFNDPSSYSILADSLRRHLALVKCRSQEFEDCQVTIYDRALLILSDCGESATDPGMLELYLTEFLGIVPIAPIADGKKTVLNHVRLQSVLDRVQLTHKNEDEDAMVPAPAPALSTEYQRGQEESPPFDIQEEYGRHFPDPYLYEEEEEEEAEEEEEEAMFTMEAKQTSRPDVRATRLLDVYHQAKEDYLTTKARDGVESLPAIRFLRDSAENTLRYFHDNGLSHDSVVPDLERTFAVARDRTAQILGGRKRHFDEDAGGRGKRGRRSHALGPRKRHLEGYSKGRKHRGVDNNRRARPIIDSYRPPQGRH